DNA from Kitasatospora viridis:
GGTGCCGGGAAGACCACCCTGCTGCACGCCCTGGCCGCACGGGGGCACAGCGTGATCGAGGAGGCGGCGACGGACGTGATCGCCGAGGGGCAGGCGGCCGGGGTGGACGAGCCGTGGGCCGAGCCCGGGTTCGTCGAGCGGGTGGTGACCGTGCAGCGGGAGCGGCAGCTCGGCGCGGGCACGGCGGCGGTGCAGCTCTTCGACCGCTCGCCGGTGTGCACCTACACGCTGGCCGAGTACCTGGGCCTGCCGGTGGCCCCGGCGCTGCGCGCCGAGCTGGAGCGGATCGCCACCCAGCGGGTCTACCAGCCGACCGTGTTCTTCGTCCGCAACCTGGGCTTCTGCGAGCCCACCCCGGCCCGGCGGATCAGCTTCGCGGACTCGCTGGAGTTCGAGCGGGTGCACCGGCGCAGCTACCGGGAGTTCGGCTTCGCCCTGTTGGACGTGCCGGCGGCGCCGCTGGCCGAGCGGGTGGCACTGGTGGAGGCCGCGCTGGCCGAGGACGGGGCCTGAGGCCCGCCAGTGGACGTGTGCCCGGCGGCGAGCCTGCGCCGTTCTTCGGCCGAGCCTGCTGTATACCCATAGGGGTATCACCAGCAGCAGAGGAGCGAGAACCCCATGGACTACGGCATCAGCACCACCGTCGACGCACCGTTCGAGCCGACCGTCGAGCGGGTCCGAGCAGCGCTCGCCGAGCAGGGCTTCGGCGTGCTGACCGAGATCGACATCCGGGCCACCATGAAGGCCAAGCTCGGCGCCGAGCTGGAGGACTACCTGATCCTCGGCGCCTGCAACCCGCCGCTGGCCCACCAGGCGCTGGAGGCCGACCGCCGGATCGGACTGCTGCTGCCCTGCAACGTGGTGGTCCGCACCGCCGGGGGCCGCACCGTGGTCGAGGCGATGGACCCGCAGCTGTTGGTCCAGGTCACCGGCGAGCCGGGGCTGGCCCCGGTCGCCGACGAGGCCGCGCGCCGCCTGCGCGCCGCGCTGGCCGCCTTGGAAGACTGAGGAGCAGTCAGGACAGCAGGTCAGGGCAGCAGGTCGGCCGGGCCCAGCCTGGTCCAGGCCGCCGCGTCCTGCCAGCCCGGCTCGCCGGTGACCCAGCCCCAGAGCAACTCCTCGGTGCGGGAGCGGGACTGGTGGCCGACCGCCTGGAAGTGCCGGTCCACCGAGCCCTCCCGGTGCTCGACCTGCCAGCCCTCGGCCGCGTGCCGGTACACCTGGATGTAGCGCTCCGGCTCGGTGCGGAACCGGCCGATCGCCAAGAACTGGTTCTGCTCGCCGGTCAACAGGTCCAGCGCCCGGGCCAGCACCCGCTGATCGGGCCTGGTGAAGACGGTGCCGTCCTCCAGCTCGACCACCAGCGGCTCGACCGAGGACTTGGCGTGCAGGGTGGACGGCGCGGACATGATGACGGCTCACTTTCGTTCGTGGGTCGGTGGGTTCGGCGCGCAGCCCGCCACCGGCACGACCCTAGCGCGCACCACCGACAACACCGCGC
Protein-coding regions in this window:
- a CDS encoding AAA family ATPase, with the translated sequence MRRFILTGTPGAGKTTLLHALAARGHSVIEEAATDVIAEGQAAGVDEPWAEPGFVERVVTVQRERQLGAGTAAVQLFDRSPVCTYTLAEYLGLPVAPALRAELERIATQRVYQPTVFFVRNLGFCEPTPARRISFADSLEFERVHRRSYREFGFALLDVPAAPLAERVALVEAALAEDGA
- a CDS encoding DUF302 domain-containing protein, with the protein product MDYGISTTVDAPFEPTVERVRAALAEQGFGVLTEIDIRATMKAKLGAELEDYLILGACNPPLAHQALEADRRIGLLLPCNVVVRTAGGRTVVEAMDPQLLVQVTGEPGLAPVADEAARRLRAALAALED